A portion of the Acidisoma sp. PAMC 29798 genome contains these proteins:
- the lpxC gene encoding UDP-3-O-acyl-N-acetylglucosamine deacetylase — MDGLPGYYTETAVSTCSRTLRNPIDCQGVGLHSGRTTRLALLPAPAGSGIVFCRTDLGIDIAARYDLVSDTRLCTKLASSEDPTATIGTVEHLMAALAATGIDSLRIEVDGPELPIFDGSSAPFLFLIDCAGIVELSAPREMIEIVKTVSVEENGAVARFEPLPAGRSWLGLDIAMSIDFEGTAIGQQSFNLRLSEQSFRSEVAEARTFVQAGEIAKLRAAGLARGGNMDNAIVVDGQQILNPSGLRMANEFVRHKALDAVGDLSLAGATILGRFVGSRSGHRMNNLLLRALFADAQAWRPVTGFGAGRAFGSAAQMPLGMAASAA; from the coding sequence ATGGACGGATTGCCGGGCTACTACACCGAAACGGCAGTCTCGACGTGCTCGCGTACGCTTCGCAATCCTATCGACTGCCAGGGCGTCGGCCTGCATAGCGGCCGCACCACACGCTTGGCCTTGCTGCCCGCCCCCGCCGGCAGCGGAATCGTGTTTTGCCGCACCGATCTCGGCATCGACATCGCCGCCCGCTACGATCTGGTTTCCGACACACGGCTCTGCACCAAACTCGCGTCCTCCGAAGATCCGACTGCGACGATCGGCACGGTCGAGCATCTGATGGCGGCGCTGGCCGCGACCGGCATCGACAGCCTGCGGATCGAGGTCGATGGCCCCGAACTGCCGATTTTCGACGGCTCCTCCGCGCCCTTCCTGTTCCTGATCGACTGCGCTGGCATCGTCGAGCTTTCGGCGCCGCGTGAGATGATCGAAATCGTCAAGACCGTCTCTGTCGAGGAAAATGGCGCCGTCGCGCGGTTTGAGCCGCTGCCCGCCGGGCGAAGCTGGCTCGGCCTCGACATCGCGATGTCGATCGATTTCGAAGGCACGGCCATCGGCCAGCAATCCTTCAATCTGCGCCTCTCCGAGCAGAGCTTTCGCTCTGAGGTCGCTGAGGCGCGGACCTTCGTGCAAGCCGGGGAAATCGCGAAGCTTCGAGCCGCCGGCCTCGCCCGCGGCGGCAATATGGACAATGCCATCGTCGTCGATGGCCAGCAGATCCTGAACCCGAGCGGCTTGCGCATGGCCAATGAATTCGTGCGCCACAAGGCGCTCGACGCAGTGGGCGACCTGTCGCTGGCCGGCGCCACCATCCTGGGCCGCTTCGTCGGCAGCCGCTCCGGCCACCGGATGAACAACCTTCTGCTGCGCGCGCTGTTCGCAGATGCGCAGGCCTGGCGTCCGGTGACGGGCTTCGGCGCAGGCCGCGCCTTCGGCAGTGCCGCGCAGATGCCGCTGGGCATGGCCGCCTCCGCCGCCTGA
- a CDS encoding S-(hydroxymethyl)glutathione dehydrogenase/class III alcohol dehydrogenase gives MKTRAAVARAAGQPLSLETIDLEGPRAGEVLVEIKATGICHTDEFTLSGADPEGIFPSILGHEGAGVVVDVGAGVTSLKKGDHVIPLYTPECRQCEYCLSRKTNLCVAIRSTQGKGLMPDGTSRFSSGGEAIHHYMGTSTFSNFTVLPEIALAKIREDAPFEKVCYIGCGVTTGIGAVINTAKVEPGAKVVVFGLGGIGLNVVQGARLAGAEMIVGVDLNPGRIPMAEKFGMTHYVNPSEVEGDLVPYLVNLTKGGADYTFECIGNVKVMRQALECAHRGWGKSIIIGVAPSGAEISTRPFQLVTGRQWMGTAFGGARGRTDVPRIVDWYMDGKINIDDLITHVLPFEQINEGFGLMKRGESIRTVVTY, from the coding sequence ATGAAGACCCGCGCCGCCGTTGCCCGTGCCGCCGGCCAGCCGCTGAGTCTGGAGACCATCGATCTCGAAGGCCCGCGCGCCGGGGAGGTGCTGGTCGAGATCAAGGCCACCGGTATTTGCCACACCGATGAATTCACCCTGTCGGGTGCCGACCCCGAGGGCATCTTCCCTTCGATCCTGGGCCATGAAGGCGCGGGCGTGGTGGTCGATGTCGGCGCCGGTGTCACCAGCCTGAAGAAGGGCGACCACGTCATTCCGCTCTACACGCCGGAATGCCGCCAGTGCGAATATTGCCTCAGCCGCAAGACAAACCTTTGCGTCGCCATCCGCTCGACCCAGGGCAAGGGCTTGATGCCGGACGGCACCTCGCGCTTTTCCAGCGGCGGGGAGGCGATCCACCACTACATGGGCACCTCGACCTTTTCGAACTTCACGGTGCTGCCCGAGATTGCGCTGGCGAAAATTCGGGAAGACGCGCCCTTCGAGAAGGTTTGCTATATCGGCTGCGGTGTCACCACCGGCATCGGCGCGGTAATCAATACCGCGAAGGTCGAGCCCGGCGCGAAGGTCGTGGTCTTCGGCCTGGGTGGCATCGGCCTGAACGTGGTCCAGGGCGCGCGGCTTGCGGGTGCGGAGATGATCGTGGGCGTCGATCTCAACCCCGGCCGCATTCCGATGGCCGAGAAGTTCGGCATGACCCATTACGTCAATCCGAGCGAGGTCGAGGGCGATCTGGTGCCCTATCTCGTGAACCTCACCAAGGGCGGCGCCGATTACACCTTCGAATGCATCGGCAATGTGAAGGTGATGCGCCAGGCCCTGGAATGCGCCCATCGCGGTTGGGGCAAATCCATCATCATCGGCGTGGCCCCGTCAGGCGCGGAGATCAGCACGCGGCCGTTCCAACTCGTGACCGGGCGGCAGTGGATGGGCACGGCTTTCGGCGGCGCCCGTGGCCGGACCGATGTGCCCCGCATCGTCGATTGGTACATGGACGGCAAGATCAACATCGACGACCTCATCACCCATGTTCTGCCCTTCGAGCAGATCAACGAGGGCTTCGGGTTGATGAAGCGCGGCGAGTCGATCCGGACCGTGGTGACGTATTAA
- a CDS encoding LolA family protein produces the protein MNRRTLLAALLPLTALPFAGAMAQLAASPPLSAQDQADVARIEAYLNGIHTLKARFLQVDANGNSIGGTAILDRPGRMRFEYDPPDKMLLVAGHGLLVYYDPAVKQTTNLFLSNTPLGILLESNLRLAGAVTVTGIARATGQIQLTMVRTARPGDGTITLIFATDPLTLRSWVIRDAQGRQTQISLFDVTYGGEYPDRMFTFVGPQFEH, from the coding sequence ATGAACCGTCGCACCCTCCTCGCCGCCCTGCTGCCGCTCACGGCGCTTCCTTTTGCGGGTGCGATGGCCCAACTCGCGGCGTCGCCACCGCTCTCGGCCCAGGATCAGGCCGACGTGGCGCGCATCGAGGCCTATCTCAACGGTATTCACACACTCAAGGCGCGCTTCCTCCAAGTGGATGCCAATGGCAATAGCATCGGCGGCACCGCGATCCTCGATCGCCCGGGCCGGATGCGGTTCGAATATGACCCGCCCGACAAGATGCTGCTCGTCGCCGGACACGGCCTGCTGGTCTATTATGACCCGGCGGTGAAGCAGACGACGAATCTGTTCCTGTCGAACACGCCCCTCGGCATTCTGCTCGAAAGCAATCTCCGCCTCGCTGGCGCCGTCACCGTCACGGGCATCGCCCGCGCGACGGGGCAGATCCAGCTCACCATGGTGCGCACGGCCCGGCCGGGGGATGGCACCATCACGCTGATCTTCGCGACCGATCCGCTGACGCTACGCAGCTGGGTGATCCGCGATGCCCAGGGCCGGCAGACGCAGATCAGCCTCTTTGACGTCACCTATGGCGGCGAATACCCCGATCGCATGTTCACCTTCGTCGGGCCGCAGTTCGAGCATTAG
- the hisI gene encoding phosphoribosyl-AMP cyclohydrolase, whose product MTIDPAPVLAAILFNAEGLVPAIAQQHDTHEVLMMAWMNRESVQETLATGQVCYFSRSRGKLWRKGESSGQTQRLVEMRLDCDGDSLLLRVDQIGVACHTGRRSCFYVAARPEGLVEIAEPLVSPEALYGA is encoded by the coding sequence ATGACCATCGACCCCGCACCCGTTCTGGCAGCGATCCTGTTCAACGCCGAGGGCTTGGTGCCGGCCATTGCCCAGCAGCACGACACCCACGAAGTGTTGATGATGGCTTGGATGAACCGCGAGTCGGTTCAGGAGACTCTGGCCACGGGTCAGGTTTGTTATTTCAGCCGCAGCCGGGGAAAGCTGTGGCGCAAGGGCGAAAGCTCCGGCCAGACGCAGCGGTTGGTGGAGATGCGCCTGGATTGCGACGGCGATTCGTTGCTACTCCGCGTCGATCAGATCGGCGTCGCCTGCCATACCGGACGACGGAGTTGTTTCTATGTCGCCGCCCGGCCCGAGGGGCTGGTGGAGATTGCCGAACCGCTGGTGTCGCCGGAGGCGTTGTACGGGGCCTAG
- a CDS encoding AI-2E family transporter, which produces MTERFIIWVLLGALIAGCLAVLSPFIAAIAWAAILTFTTWPIYIWLRTRLHLHRIVAALLMVFMTAFVILLPLSLIAESGMANAANIRRMINEVLIFGLPPAPPWVATLPAFGSTVSDLWNHWSADLESLLAAVHPYLGMVAKEGLLVLVSITNGVVRMGLALFIAFFLFLYGEPLARHIRGFLYRIVGGQSERLLTITGATVRGAVYGILGTALVQGIMLSLGLGVSGVPNALSLALAGTFLSMIPGAGALIWIPATIWLLSTGKILAGILLAAWCGIGISTADSLVRPWFIARGAHLPFLITLLGVLGGALAFGILGVFLGPVLLGVAFILAEEFSSGIPLTKSDHIHDVQTEESRQAAETIAALRRAMKT; this is translated from the coding sequence GTGACCGAACGTTTCATCATCTGGGTGCTCCTCGGCGCGCTGATCGCCGGCTGCCTTGCCGTGCTGTCGCCCTTCATCGCCGCCATTGCCTGGGCGGCCATCCTGACCTTCACGACCTGGCCGATCTACATCTGGTTGCGCACGCGGCTGCATCTCCATCGGATCGTAGCAGCGCTGCTGATGGTGTTCATGACGGCCTTCGTCATCCTGCTGCCGCTCAGCCTGATCGCCGAAAGCGGCATGGCCAATGCCGCCAATATCCGCCGCATGATCAACGAGGTGCTGATCTTCGGCCTGCCGCCCGCGCCGCCTTGGGTCGCCACCCTGCCAGCCTTCGGCTCGACCGTCAGCGATCTGTGGAACCATTGGTCCGCCGATCTGGAAAGCCTTTTGGCCGCCGTTCACCCCTATCTCGGCATGGTCGCCAAGGAAGGGCTTCTGGTGCTGGTCTCCATCACCAATGGCGTGGTGCGGATGGGCCTGGCCCTCTTCATCGCCTTCTTCCTGTTCCTCTATGGGGAGCCGCTGGCGCGGCATATCCGCGGCTTCCTGTACCGTATCGTGGGTGGGCAGTCGGAGCGGCTGCTGACCATCACCGGCGCCACCGTGCGCGGCGCGGTCTACGGCATTCTCGGCACCGCTTTGGTGCAGGGGATCATGCTGAGCCTCGGCCTTGGGGTCAGCGGCGTGCCGAATGCGCTATCGCTCGCCCTCGCCGGCACCTTCCTCTCGATGATACCGGGCGCTGGCGCGCTGATCTGGATTCCGGCCACGATCTGGCTGCTCAGCACGGGAAAGATCCTGGCCGGCATCCTGTTGGCGGCTTGGTGCGGCATCGGCATTTCGACGGCAGACAGTCTGGTCCGGCCCTGGTTCATCGCCCGTGGGGCGCATCTGCCCTTCCTGATCACGCTGCTCGGCGTGCTCGGCGGCGCCTTGGCCTTCGGCATCCTGGGCGTCTTTCTCGGCCCGGTTCTGCTCGGCGTCGCCTTCATCCTGGCGGAGGAATTCTCCAGCGGAATTCCCCTCACCAAGTCAGATCACATTCATGATGTGCAGACCGAGGAATCCCGGCAGGCGGCGGAAACCATCGCTGCCCTCCGCCGGGCCATGAAGACGTAG
- a CDS encoding ABCB family ABC transporter ATP-binding protein/permease, producing the protein MPYLWPPDDPMAKARVVAAVACLILAKVATVYIPIVYSQAVDRLAPKAAHALGAAHGAAGTATAVAITVPFALIVAYCLLRVASGAFGELRDAVFAAVQQRAVRRIALQTFQHLHKLSLRFHLDRHTGGLSRAMDRGTTGIEQVLRFAVFNIVPTLFELILVTAILWRLFDWRYALTTLLAVGLYIVFTLSFTNWRVRFRRAMNESDSDAQTKAVDSLLNYETVKYFGNERHEAARFDVAQEKYERAAVRSQVTLNMLNIGQSVIIALGLGAIMLLSARGVASGHMTVGRFVLANTYLMQLYTPLNFLGFVYREVKQGLVDTEQMFRLMAVGAEVTDGADARTLSPSAEAASLAFADVRFGYGPQREILKGVSFAIPAGGNLAVVGPTGAGKSTLTRLLFRFYDVGEGSIRIDGQDIRNLTQDSLRAAIGVVPQDTVLFNDTIFYNIAYGRPGATVAEIEDAARRAQLHDFILTLPLGYETKVGERGLKLSGGEKQRVAIARTILKNPRILVLDEATSALDTTTEHEIQAALRNASRDRTTLTIAHRLSTVVDADEILVMQDGQIAERGSHWNLLASGGIYAGMWAAQAEQEEGAQAETRLAASQPRLEDNKEMI; encoded by the coding sequence ATGCCGTATCTGTGGCCGCCGGACGACCCCATGGCCAAGGCCCGCGTCGTCGCCGCCGTGGCCTGCCTCATCCTGGCCAAGGTCGCGACCGTCTATATTCCGATCGTCTATAGCCAGGCGGTCGATCGGCTGGCGCCGAAGGCCGCGCATGCCCTGGGTGCTGCGCATGGCGCGGCCGGGACGGCGACGGCTGTCGCCATTACCGTGCCCTTCGCGCTGATCGTCGCCTATTGCCTGCTGCGTGTCGCCTCGGGCGCTTTCGGTGAATTGCGGGATGCGGTCTTCGCGGCCGTTCAGCAGCGCGCCGTGCGCCGGATCGCTCTGCAAACCTTCCAACACCTGCATAAGCTGTCGCTGCGCTTTCATCTCGACCGGCACACCGGCGGGTTGTCGCGCGCCATGGATCGCGGCACCACGGGCATCGAGCAGGTCCTGCGTTTTGCGGTGTTCAACATCGTACCGACCTTGTTCGAGTTGATTCTCGTGACCGCCATCCTGTGGCGGCTGTTCGACTGGCGCTATGCGCTGACGACCCTGCTGGCCGTGGGACTCTATATCGTCTTCACGCTGAGCTTCACAAACTGGCGGGTGCGTTTTCGTCGCGCCATGAACGAGTCCGACAGCGACGCCCAGACCAAGGCCGTGGACAGCCTGCTGAACTACGAGACGGTCAAATATTTCGGCAATGAGCGGCATGAGGCGGCGCGGTTCGATGTCGCGCAGGAGAAATACGAGCGCGCGGCCGTGCGGTCCCAGGTGACGCTCAATATGCTCAATATCGGCCAGTCGGTGATCATCGCCCTCGGCCTGGGCGCAATCATGCTGCTGTCGGCGCGGGGCGTTGCCTCCGGCCATATGACGGTCGGCCGCTTCGTGCTGGCCAATACCTATCTCATGCAGCTCTACACGCCGCTGAATTTCCTGGGTTTCGTCTATCGCGAAGTCAAGCAGGGGCTGGTGGATACCGAGCAGATGTTTCGCCTCATGGCCGTGGGCGCCGAAGTGACAGACGGCGCCGATGCACGAACCCTTTCCCCCTCGGCGGAGGCCGCATCCCTCGCTTTTGCCGATGTGCGGTTCGGCTATGGCCCGCAGCGCGAGATTCTGAAGGGTGTCAGCTTCGCCATTCCGGCCGGCGGCAACCTGGCGGTGGTGGGGCCCACGGGTGCCGGCAAATCCACCCTCACCCGGCTGCTGTTCCGCTTCTATGACGTGGGCGAGGGCAGCATCCGCATCGACGGGCAGGACATTCGCAATCTGACGCAGGACAGCCTGCGCGCCGCCATTGGCGTCGTGCCGCAGGATACGGTGCTGTTCAACGACACCATCTTCTACAACATCGCCTATGGCCGGCCGGGCGCGACTGTGGCCGAGATCGAGGATGCGGCGCGGCGCGCCCAGCTTCATGACTTCATCCTCACCCTGCCGCTCGGCTATGAGACCAAGGTCGGTGAGCGCGGGTTGAAGCTGTCCGGTGGCGAGAAGCAGCGCGTGGCCATTGCGCGCACGATCCTGAAGAATCCGCGCATTCTTGTCTTGGATGAGGCGACCAGCGCCCTCGACACTACGACCGAGCACGAGATTCAGGCCGCACTCCGCAATGCGTCGCGGGACAGAACGACGCTCACCATCGCCCATCGCCTGTCCACGGTCGTCGATGCCGATGAAATTCTGGTCATGCAGGACGGGCAGATCGCCGAACGTGGCAGCCATTGGAACCTGCTCGCCTCCGGCGGCATCTATGCCGGCATGTGGGCGGCCCAGGCCGAGCAGGAAGAAGGCGCGCAGGCTGAGACGCGGCTGGCCGCATCGCAGCCGCGTCTCGAAGACAACAAGGAAATGATATGA
- a CDS encoding ABC-F family ATP-binding cassette domain-containing protein, translated as MIQIDNLIFNAWGRRFFDRASVTLPLNSKVGLVGRNGVGKSTLFKLILGSLQPDSGEILIPKVARIAAVDQEHAATTISLLDTILAADTVRDSLYLELETAEPERMADIYSRLEEIDADRAPARAGEILGGLGFSTEDLARPMAEFSGGWRMRVALASALFAEPDLLLLDEPTNYLDLEGALWLEARLQKYPYSALIISHDRELLNNSVQHILHASEGKLDLYTGGYDDFERQRAEKLRLQSAARGKQEAERAHLQSFVDRFRATASKAAQAQSRMKRLAKLEPVGETIEERVSPFMLPSPLRPLAPPLMRLEGVDIGYGDDPAILSNLDLRLDVDDRIGLLGVNGAGKSTFAKMAAGALAIRTGRMQREGRIKVGWFHQHQIEALDPDDTPLEIIRRAMPEVSESARRSRLAQWGLAFSKQETTVFDLSGGERARLLLNLVAHAAPHLLILDEPTNHLDIDSRRALLDALNTYEGAVILITHDRSLMELVADRLWLAADGTIVPFDGDMDDYAKFVLERAKGPAAPTQLREGKKKKKKNAA; from the coding sequence ATGATCCAGATCGACAACCTCATTTTCAATGCTTGGGGACGCCGCTTCTTCGACCGCGCTTCGGTCACGCTGCCGCTCAATTCCAAGGTCGGCCTCGTTGGTCGCAACGGCGTCGGCAAGTCGACGCTGTTCAAGCTCATCCTGGGCTCGCTCCAGCCCGATAGCGGCGAAATCCTCATCCCCAAGGTGGCCCGTATCGCCGCCGTGGACCAGGAGCATGCGGCGACCACCATCTCCCTGCTCGACACCATCCTGGCGGCCGACACCGTGCGCGACTCGCTCTATCTGGAGCTGGAGACCGCCGAGCCTGAGCGGATGGCAGATATCTACAGCCGGCTGGAAGAGATCGACGCCGATCGCGCCCCGGCCCGCGCCGGTGAAATTCTCGGCGGCCTCGGCTTCTCGACCGAAGATCTGGCACGCCCAATGGCCGAATTCTCCGGCGGCTGGCGCATGCGCGTGGCCCTCGCCTCGGCGCTGTTTGCCGAGCCCGACCTCCTGCTGCTGGATGAGCCGACCAACTACCTCGATCTGGAAGGTGCGCTGTGGCTGGAAGCGCGGCTGCAGAAATACCCCTATTCCGCGCTGATCATCAGCCATGACCGCGAGTTGCTGAACAACTCCGTGCAGCACATCCTGCATGCGAGCGAGGGCAAGCTCGACCTCTATACCGGCGGCTATGACGACTTCGAGCGGCAGCGGGCCGAGAAGCTACGGCTGCAATCGGCCGCGCGCGGCAAGCAGGAAGCCGAGCGCGCCCATCTGCAAAGCTTCGTCGATCGCTTCCGCGCCACCGCTAGCAAGGCGGCGCAGGCGCAGTCCCGCATGAAGCGCCTCGCCAAGCTGGAGCCCGTGGGCGAGACGATCGAGGAGCGGGTCTCGCCCTTCATGCTGCCCTCCCCGCTGCGCCCCCTCGCGCCGCCACTGATGCGGCTGGAGGGCGTGGATATCGGTTACGGCGACGATCCCGCCATTCTCAGTAATCTCGACCTGCGCCTGGACGTCGATGACCGGATCGGCCTGCTCGGCGTCAATGGCGCCGGCAAATCGACCTTCGCGAAGATGGCCGCCGGCGCGCTCGCCATCCGCACCGGGCGCATGCAGCGCGAAGGCCGGATCAAGGTCGGTTGGTTCCATCAGCACCAGATCGAAGCTCTCGACCCGGATGACACGCCCTTGGAGATCATCCGCCGTGCCATGCCCGAGGTGAGCGAATCCGCGCGCCGGTCACGGCTGGCGCAATGGGGCCTCGCCTTCAGCAAGCAGGAAACGACGGTCTTCGACCTATCGGGCGGGGAGCGGGCGCGGCTGCTGCTCAACCTCGTCGCCCATGCGGCGCCGCATCTGCTCATTCTCGATGAGCCGACCAACCATCTGGACATCGACAGCCGTCGCGCGCTGCTCGATGCCTTGAACACCTATGAGGGCGCGGTGATTCTCATCACCCATGATCGTTCGCTCATGGAGTTGGTGGCCGACCGGCTGTGGTTGGCGGCGGATGGCACCATCGTGCCCTTCGACGGCGACATGGATGATTACGCGAAATTCGTGCTGGAACGCGCCAAGGGCCCGGCGGCACCGACGCAGCTTCGCGAAGGCAAGAAGAAGAAAAAGAAGAATGCGGCGTAA
- the metC gene encoding cystathionine beta-lyase: MPNDHDADAAAEGKARPATRLTQVGRPGSRVYGYVNAPLVRGSTVVHPDMAHQRSLYTRRHDQAMIYGVLGTPTHFALEDAIAEIEGGTRCQIVSSGLSAITTPLLAYLKAGQTVLIPDNVYGPTRRFCDGMLAGLGVVTTYYPPMIDAAGLEALMRPETAVLFLESPGSHTFEVQDVPALAAVAHAHGASVLMDNTWGIQFFQPFAHGVDVSIQAVTKYIGGHSDIILGAVTVAADKDWVKIKDAAMSLGQYASPDDCWLALRGVRSLGIRLRHQMESALDVARWLEGRPEVLRVLHPALPGSPGHEFWKRDFTGASSLFGVVLKPDYAPLAVDAMIDAMTLFGIGASWGGYESLVLPSTGSINRTAGSGQFGGEIIRLHIGMEDVVDIKADLERGFAALRGME; this comes from the coding sequence ATGCCGAATGATCACGACGCAGACGCCGCCGCAGAGGGAAAGGCGCGGCCCGCCACGCGGCTGACGCAAGTCGGGCGCCCCGGATCCCGCGTTTACGGCTACGTCAATGCGCCGCTGGTCCGTGGCTCGACGGTGGTCCACCCGGATATGGCACATCAGCGGTCGCTCTATACCCGGCGACATGACCAGGCGATGATCTATGGTGTCCTCGGCACGCCGACCCATTTCGCGCTGGAAGATGCGATTGCGGAGATCGAGGGTGGCACCCGCTGCCAGATCGTTTCCTCCGGTCTTTCGGCCATCACCACGCCACTGCTCGCCTATCTCAAGGCCGGCCAGACCGTGCTGATCCCCGACAATGTCTATGGCCCGACTCGCCGCTTCTGTGACGGCATGCTCGCGGGGCTCGGTGTGGTGACGACCTATTATCCGCCGATGATCGACGCCGCCGGGTTGGAGGCGCTGATGCGGCCGGAGACGGCGGTTTTGTTCCTCGAAAGCCCCGGCAGCCATACTTTCGAAGTGCAGGATGTGCCGGCGCTCGCGGCCGTCGCCCATGCGCATGGCGCCAGTGTGCTGATGGACAATACCTGGGGCATTCAGTTCTTCCAGCCCTTCGCCCATGGCGTCGATGTTTCGATCCAGGCGGTGACCAAATATATCGGCGGCCATTCGGATATCATCCTCGGCGCCGTGACTGTGGCCGCCGACAAGGATTGGGTGAAGATCAAGGACGCCGCCATGTCCCTGGGCCAATATGCGAGCCCGGATGATTGCTGGCTGGCGCTGCGGGGCGTGCGTAGCCTCGGCATCCGCCTGCGGCACCAGATGGAATCGGCGCTCGATGTGGCGCGCTGGTTGGAAGGCCGGCCGGAGGTACTGCGCGTTCTACATCCGGCTTTGCCGGGTTCACCGGGCCACGAATTTTGGAAGCGGGATTTCACCGGCGCGTCCAGCCTGTTCGGCGTCGTGCTGAAGCCAGACTATGCGCCTCTTGCGGTGGATGCGATGATCGACGCCATGACGCTGTTCGGCATCGGCGCCTCCTGGGGCGGGTATGAAAGCCTAGTGCTGCCGAGCACCGGTTCGATCAACCGCACCGCAGGCTCCGGCCAGTTCGGCGGGGAGATCATTCGCCTCCATATCGGGATGGAGGATGTGGTCGACATCAAGGCGGATCTGGAGCGTGGCTTCGCCGCCCTTCGGGGGATGGAATGA
- the sseA gene encoding 3-mercaptopyruvate sulfurtransferase, which yields MMAPLVTTDWLAEALGGPDVAVCDCSFYLPTDPRNAAALFAAGRIPGARFFDIDAIKDTTSNLPHMLPPMPVFAQMVGALGISNASTVVFYDQLGLFSAARGWWMMRVFGHDKVCVLDGGLPKWRAEGRPTETGAASPATATRFTADLRPEMIRDLDAMKAIVAEDAALVLDARPAGRFAGTAPEPRPGLRGGHMPGAQNIPFGDLITADGTMRPPETLRARFAQAGADGTRPIVTSCGTGVTAAVLTVGLAVAGLPPGALYDGSWSEWGAHPDTAVESQADAE from the coding sequence ATGATGGCGCCCTTGGTCACCACCGACTGGCTTGCCGAGGCGCTTGGCGGCCCGGATGTCGCGGTCTGCGATTGCTCCTTCTATCTGCCGACCGACCCACGCAACGCCGCTGCTCTGTTCGCGGCCGGCCGCATTCCCGGCGCCCGCTTCTTCGACATCGATGCCATCAAGGACACCACGTCCAACTTGCCGCATATGCTGCCGCCGATGCCGGTCTTCGCGCAGATGGTCGGTGCGCTGGGGATTTCGAACGCCTCCACCGTGGTATTCTACGATCAACTCGGCCTGTTTTCGGCGGCGCGCGGCTGGTGGATGATGCGCGTCTTCGGCCATGACAAGGTCTGCGTGCTCGATGGCGGATTGCCGAAATGGCGCGCCGAGGGAAGGCCGACAGAAACCGGCGCAGCCAGCCCGGCCACGGCCACGCGGTTCACCGCCGACCTGCGGCCCGAGATGATCCGCGACCTCGACGCCATGAAGGCGATCGTGGCCGAGGATGCGGCCCTGGTGCTTGATGCGCGGCCGGCGGGGCGCTTTGCCGGCACCGCGCCCGAGCCACGGCCCGGCTTACGCGGCGGCCATATGCCGGGCGCCCAGAACATTCCCTTCGGCGATCTGATCACCGCCGATGGCACCATGCGTCCGCCCGAGACGCTGCGCGCGCGCTTCGCGCAAGCGGGCGCGGATGGCACGCGCCCCATCGTCACCAGCTGCGGCACTGGTGTGACGGCGGCGGTGCTGACCGTGGGTCTTGCCGTGGCCGGCTTGCCTCCGGGGGCGCTTTATGATGGGTCTTGGTCCGAATGGGGTGCGCACCCCGACACAGCCGTGGAATCCCAAGCCGATGCCGAATGA
- a CDS encoding NUDIX hydrolase: protein MTDPTSGFMRHIRLCQNAELPGDRLPFHIGTRQVGWLKPDFAKALTTEADLAVTASGVTLPADRAGDLPAIARTLSEAGWFRWRGEAFDVRPSPDDAAITSVDRGAVPSFGILSQGVHLNGLVRCADGLYLWVARRAADKLLDPGKLDHLVAGGISAEMGPGDTLLKEAGEEAAVPEDLAALARPVGRIRYDMERPEGLRRDLLHCYDLDLPEGFTPRPADGEVEAFELWPIADAMAAVSDGDRFKFNVNLVLIDLFLREGLMGSAPEADALRRALTGNTP from the coding sequence ATGACCGATCCGACCTCAGGCTTCATGCGGCACATTCGCCTCTGCCAGAACGCCGAATTGCCCGGCGACCGTCTGCCCTTTCACATCGGCACCCGCCAGGTCGGCTGGCTGAAGCCCGACTTCGCCAAGGCTCTGACGACGGAAGCCGACCTTGCGGTTACGGCGTCCGGCGTCACGCTGCCGGCCGACCGCGCCGGCGATCTGCCCGCAATCGCGAGGACATTGAGCGAGGCGGGCTGGTTCCGCTGGCGCGGCGAAGCCTTCGACGTGCGTCCCAGCCCCGATGATGCCGCGATCACCAGCGTCGATCGCGGTGCTGTGCCGTCCTTCGGCATCCTGTCGCAGGGCGTGCATCTCAATGGTCTCGTCCGCTGTGCGGATGGCCTTTACCTTTGGGTCGCTCGCCGCGCCGCCGACAAGCTGCTCGACCCCGGAAAGCTCGATCACCTCGTCGCCGGCGGCATTTCGGCCGAGATGGGACCCGGCGACACCCTGCTGAAGGAAGCGGGCGAGGAGGCCGCCGTGCCGGAGGATTTGGCCGCCCTCGCCCGACCCGTTGGCCGCATTCGCTATGACATGGAGCGCCCTGAAGGTCTCCGGCGGGACCTGCTGCACTGCTACGATCTCGACCTGCCCGAGGGCTTCACACCCCGGCCCGCCGATGGTGAGGTCGAGGCCTTCGAGCTATGGCCGATTGCGGATGCCATGGCCGCCGTGAGCGACGGCGATCGGTTCAAGTTCAACGTGAACCTGGTGCTCATCGACCTATTTCTACGAGAAGGATTAATGGGAAGCGCGCCGGAGGCCGATGCGCTACGGCGGGCCCTGACCGGAAACACGCCCTGA